Proteins from a single region of Esox lucius isolate fEsoLuc1 chromosome 13, fEsoLuc1.pri, whole genome shotgun sequence:
- the ulk1a gene encoding serine/threonine-protein kinase ULK1a — METIGNFEFSRKDLIGHGAFAVVFKGRHKEMHDLEVAVKCINKKNLAKSQSLLGKEIKILKELKHENIVGLLDFQEMAGCVYLVMEYCNGGDLAEYLHSKGTLREDTIRVFLLQLAGAMKVLREKGILHRDLKPQNILLCNPEGRKSSPNNTCIKIADFGFARHLHCNTMAATLCGSPMYMAPEVIMSQNYDAKADLWSIGTIVYQCLTGNAPFQASSPQELRLFYERNKDLKPSIPRETSAHLKHLLLGLLQRNHKKRMDFDEFFHHPFLETSSSIKKSPPVPVPSNPCSASSSSNSSTFHLASSPQHSDADLQRPHPKAPPSPSKDPDLHHSRNTSSEMDDFVIVPAQFPSENTCEMRDGSPGQGSLVYSSRPADISGSNYSQSVPIPVPTQIHNYQRIEQNLQPAGLHGSTRATLCCVDSGGDSLGSKTGGSPLLPSGLGGAALSHRRLSAGGARPYQPSPQVGTFPETPRQTSPFSTWTGQQSPQATPPYEFPQPDSFEDLPTMPTRRRTVPDLKSLGLLPGPQPNHISRATGKRKGLFKRSLSTGRLSDMLLKSAFGAQLLDGGSNESLCSERPMDVTAPPTGVMRVAGASGSPTSVVFTVGSPFRGNTGSPPNTTRTFSGSPTYASHLWSFGRGTYKDDPNYPKAASPDRAIAFHPPELPEETLMGQWHTDGLSNLRFTLAFVHCVMEIASSKDTGLESETTGDSPDVSFLQQSLVADQISLLSREWSYAEQLVLYMKAAEFISSALHTAMDDIREGRLFPSTTVKQVVRKLNELYKSSVTSCRSFNARLQSFLLNKQRLMDQINNITAEKLIYSHTMNMVQSAALDEMFHNGPPPIQRYHKALLLMEGLSLTITDQADLDNISKCKTYIERRLLSSLQTTQCD; from the exons ATGGAGACAATTGGGAACTTCGAGTTCAGCAGGAAAGACCTGATTGGACACGGGGCCTTTGCCGTGGTGTTCAAAGGAAGACATAAGGAG ATGCATGACTTGGAAGTAGCTGTGAAGTGTATAAACAAGAAGAACCTGGCAAAATCCCAGTCACTGTTAGGGAAAGAGATCAAAATTCTAAAG GAACTGAAGCATGAAAATATTGTTGGATTACTTGACTTTCAG GaaatggctgggtgtgtgtatctGGTCATGGAG TACTGCAATGGAGGGGACTTGGCAGAATATCTCCACT CTAAAGGTACTCTGAGGGAGGACACCATCCGGGTGTTCCTTCTGCAGTTAGCCGGGGCCATGAAGGTGCTCAGAGAAAAGGGCATCCTTCACAGAGACCTTAAACCTCAGAACATCCTGCTATGTAATCCTGAGGGGCGCAAGTCAAGCCCCAACAACACCTGCATCAAGATAG CGGATTTTGGCTTTGCACGGCACCTCCATTGTAACACTATGGCGGCCACTCTGTGTGGCTCCCCAATGTATATG GCCCCGGAGGTGATCATGTCCCAGAACTATGATGCCAAGGCTGACCTGTGGAGCATAGGAACCATAGTGTACCAGTGTCTAACTGGGAACGCTCCATTTCAG GCCAGTAGCCCCCAAGAGCTGCGTCTTTTCTATGAAAGGAATAAGGACCTTAAGCCCAG CATCCCACGGGAGACATCTGCCCACCTAAAACACCTGCTCTTGGGCCTGCTGCAGAGGAACCATAAGAAGCGCATGGACTTTG ATGAGTTTTTTCATCACCCTTTTCTGGAGACAAGTTCTTCCATAAAGAAAT CCCCTCCTGTACCCGTTCCCTCGAACCCCTGCTCTGCCAGCTCCTCTAGcaactcctccaccttccaccTGGCCTCCTCCCCTCAA CATTCCGATGCAGACCTACAGAGACCCCATCCCAAGGCCCCGCCCTCCCCATCCAAGGACCCAGACCTCCACCACAGCAGGAACACCTCCTCTGAGATGGACGACTTTGTCATAGTGCCTGCCCAGTTCCCCA GTGAGAATACATGCGAGATGAGAGACGGGTCACCTGGCCAGGGCAGCCTGGTCTATAGTAG CAGGCCTGCAGATATTAGTGGGAGTAATTACAGCCAGTCTGTGCCCATTCCTGTCCCAACACAGATCCACAACTACCAGCGCATAGAGCAGAACCTCCAACCTGCTGGCCTGCATGGTTCCACCAG GGCCACTCTGTGCTGTGTTGATAGTGGTGGAGATTCCCTGGGGAGTAAGACTGGAGGCAGTCCCCTTCTCCCATCAGGCCTGGGTGGAGCAGCCCTCAGTCACCGCAGGCTGTCAGCTGGGGGAGCCAGACCCTACCAGCCGTCTCCTCAAG TGGGCACtttcccagagactccaaggcAGACTAGTCCATTCAGCACCTGGACAGGACAACAGAGCCCTCAG GCCACGCCTCCATATGAATTCCCCCAGCCCGACAGCTTTGAGGACTTGCCTACCATGCCCACACGCCGAAGGACAGTGCCAGACCTGAAGAGCCTGGGCCTCCTGCCAGGGCCTCAGCCCAACCACATCAGCAGGGCTACGGGGAAGAGGAAGGGACTGTTCAAAAG GTCTCTGAGCACAGGCCGTCTGTCAGACATGCTGCTGAAGTCTGCTTTTGGAGCTCAGTTGCTCGATGGAGGAAGTAACGAGAGCCTGTGCTCTGAAAGGCCAATGGACGTTACAG CCCCCCCTACTGGTGTCATGAGAGTTGCAGGGGCCTCGGGCAGTCCCACATCGGTAGTCTTCACTGTGGGATCTCCATTCAGAGGAAACACTGGGTCCCCACCAAACACCACTAGGACCTTCTCAG GTTCCCCAACCTATGCTAGCCACCTATGGTCATTCGGAAGAGGAACCTATAAAGATGACCCCAACTACCCCAAGGCAGCCAGCCCAGACAGAGCCATAGCGTTTCACCCTCCGGAACTTCCAGAGGAGACACTAATGGGG CAGTGGCATACTGATGGGCTGAGTAACCTGCGCTTCACTCTGGCCTTTGTCCACTGTGTAATGGAGATCGCCAGTTCAAAAGACACAGGACTTGAGAGTGAGACCACAGGGGACTCTCCTGATGTGTCCTTTCTGCAGCAGAGCCTGGTGGCTGATCAGATCAGCCTTCTAAGCCGGGAGTGGAG ctatgcagagCAGTTGGTGCTGTACATGAAAGCTGCTGAATTTATTTCATCTGCATTACACACCGCTATGGACGACATCAGAGAAGGTAGACTCTTTCCCTCCACTACAGTCAAGCAAG TGGTGAGGAAGCTAAATGAGCTGTATAAAAGCAGTGTGACTTCCTGCCGCTCCTTCAATGCCCGCCTGCAGAGCTTCCTCCTCAACAAGCAGAGGCTGATGGACCAGATTAACAACATCACTGCAGAGAAACTAATCTACAGTCATACTATGAACATG GTACAATCAGCAGCCCTAGATGAAATGTTCCACAATGGCCCCCCACCCATCCAGAGATACCATAAAGCTCTGCTGCTCATGGAGGGCCTTTCCCTTACCATCACAGACCAGGCAGACCTTGACAACATCAGTAAAT GCAAAACGTACATTGAGAGACGCCTCCTATCTTCTTTGCAAACTACACAGTGTGACTAA